One genomic region from Candidatus Hydrogenedentota bacterium encodes:
- a CDS encoding DEAD/DEAH box helicase family protein → MAVPRSAAENHPAEFDTLSLRFPWRGYQARVLQAVERHLDDRRLHLVAAPGAGKTTLGLEVFRGIGRPCLILSPTRTIRDQWLLRLGDFLPDDAPPDIPWVSRDLDKPAFLTSITYQALHTSYREDIAGEDEDEEAKTGAPDKSEVKRTAERIKKAGFGTLILDEAHHLHSEWWKALQDIVGEIDDVYLICLTATPPYGAAGVEWRRYQELCGPIDEEISVPELVRANNLCPHQDYVWLVRLGGSNRERVAAYDASVEETIRSLLAEPLFVEPVLNHPWMTGENTGIDVMLDDVELLAALLAFRKLQNKPLPKHCLTALDTSPHDLPDMNRHWWNVLVEGFLFHTSFVLNEEQQSYQKELARALRAAELLYRREVRLNESRPVKRCLATASEKVAGCAEIYQLERRIRGDALRQVILTDFIRYESAVNMETASDTLGAWPVFCELVQAAQFHDRPRLALLTGRIAVAHRSLEPVLAQYAPDARFRDMAFAGDFVEVAGKLNDLTSAFTALLQNGTIHVLAGTRALLGEGWDCPSVNSLILATAIGAFVMTNQMRGRAIRVDPTDAGKTASIWHLAAIAPSLVSGISDYASLAERFQTFAGLHCQKSVIEAGIERLGLPGSSRFLATTMVQFGIEANNEEMAHRLEKDRDNLQVRWKEAIERGEQQRVVPTLQTPQPPSFRLVHFANTLKWLVVQAGAAFATAAYVLEGPARAFVEGRSEGGGIAVLLLFLGAFVWALPKTLRALLTSLRHLPVDGSIKQIGVALLDALCETDCIETERRHLKVITREQEGEWQIYLAGATYYEQSVFSDALNEILGPIENPRYLITRRRGLKKDYHAVPIILGMNKDRASIFHRRWNRRVAKGNLIYTRNPEGRAFLLKARARAFSSRFLRKTKRLSQWQ, encoded by the coding sequence ATGGCAGTGCCAAGAAGTGCCGCAGAGAACCACCCCGCGGAATTCGACACGCTTTCCCTGAGGTTTCCCTGGCGTGGGTATCAGGCGCGGGTGCTCCAGGCGGTGGAGCGCCATCTCGACGACCGGCGCCTGCATCTGGTCGCGGCGCCGGGCGCGGGCAAGACCACCCTCGGACTCGAGGTTTTTCGCGGCATCGGCCGCCCGTGCCTCATTCTCTCGCCCACGCGCACCATCCGCGACCAGTGGCTCCTGCGGCTGGGCGATTTCCTCCCTGATGATGCGCCACCCGATATCCCGTGGGTCAGCCGGGATCTCGACAAACCCGCGTTCCTGACGTCCATCACCTATCAGGCGCTGCACACCAGTTACCGCGAGGATATCGCCGGGGAAGACGAGGACGAAGAAGCGAAAACCGGCGCGCCCGACAAAAGCGAGGTCAAGCGCACCGCCGAACGCATCAAGAAAGCCGGGTTTGGAACCCTTATCCTCGACGAAGCGCATCATCTCCATTCCGAATGGTGGAAAGCGCTCCAGGACATCGTGGGCGAAATTGACGACGTGTATCTCATCTGCCTGACCGCCACGCCTCCCTACGGCGCTGCCGGCGTCGAATGGCGCCGTTACCAGGAGCTGTGCGGTCCCATCGACGAGGAGATCTCCGTCCCGGAACTCGTCCGCGCCAACAACCTGTGTCCGCATCAGGACTACGTGTGGCTGGTCCGGCTCGGGGGGAGCAATCGCGAGCGTGTGGCCGCCTACGATGCCTCCGTCGAGGAGACCATCCGGAGCCTCCTGGCGGAGCCGCTGTTCGTTGAGCCCGTTCTCAATCATCCCTGGATGACCGGCGAGAACACCGGCATTGACGTCATGCTCGACGACGTCGAGCTGCTGGCAGCGTTGCTCGCATTCCGGAAACTGCAAAACAAACCGTTGCCGAAACACTGTCTCACAGCGCTGGACACCTCGCCGCACGACCTTCCGGACATGAACCGTCACTGGTGGAACGTTCTGGTCGAAGGGTTTCTCTTTCACACAAGTTTCGTTCTGAACGAAGAGCAGCAGTCCTACCAGAAAGAGCTCGCGCGCGCGCTGCGGGCGGCCGAACTGCTTTACCGCCGCGAAGTGCGCTTGAACGAATCGCGCCCGGTCAAACGTTGCCTCGCCACCGCGTCCGAGAAGGTCGCTGGCTGCGCCGAAATCTACCAATTGGAGCGGCGCATCCGCGGCGATGCCCTGCGCCAGGTCATCCTTACGGATTTCATCCGTTACGAGAGCGCCGTGAACATGGAAACCGCGAGCGACACCTTGGGGGCATGGCCAGTGTTCTGTGAACTCGTACAAGCCGCTCAATTCCATGACCGTCCCCGCCTGGCTCTGCTCACCGGCCGCATCGCCGTCGCCCACCGGTCGCTGGAACCGGTTTTGGCCCAATACGCCCCCGATGCACGGTTCCGCGACATGGCTTTCGCGGGCGATTTCGTGGAGGTTGCCGGCAAACTGAACGACTTGACCAGCGCGTTCACGGCGCTTCTACAAAACGGAACCATTCATGTGCTGGCCGGCACCCGCGCCCTGCTTGGCGAAGGATGGGACTGCCCCTCCGTCAACTCCCTGATCCTCGCCACCGCAATCGGGGCGTTTGTCATGACCAACCAGATGCGCGGGCGGGCCATCCGCGTGGACCCCACGGATGCCGGCAAAACGGCCAGCATCTGGCATCTCGCGGCCATTGCGCCCAGCTTGGTTTCCGGCATCTCCGATTACGCATCGTTAGCAGAACGTTTCCAGACGTTCGCCGGCTTGCATTGCCAGAAATCCGTCATCGAAGCGGGCATCGAACGCCTGGGACTTCCCGGCTCGTCCCGTTTCTTGGCCACCACCATGGTCCAGTTCGGGATTGAGGCGAACAACGAGGAAATGGCTCATCGCCTCGAAAAGGACCGCGACAATCTCCAGGTGCGCTGGAAGGAAGCCATCGAGCGGGGCGAGCAGCAGCGCGTCGTTCCCACACTGCAGACCCCGCAGCCGCCTTCGTTCCGGCTGGTCCACTTCGCCAACACCCTCAAATGGCTCGTGGTGCAGGCGGGCGCGGCATTTGCCACCGCCGCCTATGTTCTCGAAGGGCCTGCGCGGGCTTTTGTGGAGGGTCGGAGCGAGGGGGGCGGGATAGCCGTCCTGCTCCTGTTCCTGGGTGCTTTCGTTTGGGCCCTGCCCAAGACGTTGCGCGCGCTCCTGACTTCGCTCCGCCACCTGCCCGTGGATGGCAGCATCAAACAGATCGGCGTCGCTTTGCTCGATGCGCTGTGCGAAACAGATTGTATCGAGACCGAGCGGCGGCACCTCAAAGTCATCACCCGGGAACAAGAGGGCGAGTGGCAGATCTATCTCGCCGGCGCAACCTATTACGAACAGTCCGTGTTCTCCGATGCCCTCAACGAGATCCTCGGGCCCATCGAAAACCCCCGCTACCTCATTACCCGGCGCAGGGGGCTCAAGAAGGACTACCACGCCGTCCCAATCATTCTGGGCATGAACAAGGATCGCGCGTCCATCTTCCACCGTCGCTGGAACCGCCGCGTCGCCAAGGGCAACCTCATCTACACCCGCAACCCCGAGGGCCGCGCTTTCCTGCTTAAAGCCCGTGCCCGCGCCTTCTCGAGCCGGTTCCTGCGCAAAACCAAACGCCTGAGCCAATGGCAATAA
- a CDS encoding DEAD/DEAH box helicase, protein MNFEELNIDPRCLRILKEQHITEPTPVQAQAIPIARDGRDLVGIAQTGTGKTLAFVLPALARLAIGKTPGTGMLVLTPTRELAQQIHSVLEPLARAMGMRAACVFGGVGFDAQTKALRQGCPIIVATPGRLIDHLGRRNTRFDNLSVLVLDEADRMLDMGFLPDIKRILGVLPKNRQTLMFSATFPKPIERLAAEMLRNPARIQVGAPARPADAVRQGIYTVEHGRKLGLLSKILSEPNVESALVFLRTKHRTDRTARALQKAGFKVKAIHGGRTQSQRDQAIEGFRNGRYKILVATDVAARGLDVEGISHVVNFDIPNSSDDYIHRIGRTARANASGDAITFVCPDEFMALNEIETALGKNLPREDWEGAVPVVSLFGSDKQGAFKNRRRGIRSGRRSRKLMAAR, encoded by the coding sequence GTGAATTTCGAAGAATTGAACATCGACCCCCGCTGCCTTCGCATACTGAAGGAGCAACACATCACTGAACCGACACCGGTTCAAGCCCAGGCCATTCCCATCGCCCGGGACGGGCGCGACCTGGTCGGCATCGCCCAGACAGGCACCGGCAAGACGCTGGCGTTCGTATTGCCCGCCCTGGCGCGTCTGGCCATCGGCAAGACGCCGGGCACCGGCATGCTTGTGCTCACCCCCACCCGCGAACTGGCCCAGCAGATCCATTCCGTGCTCGAGCCGCTGGCACGAGCCATGGGTATGCGCGCCGCCTGCGTGTTTGGAGGCGTCGGTTTCGATGCCCAGACCAAAGCGCTGCGCCAGGGCTGCCCCATCATCGTGGCTACGCCGGGCCGTCTCATCGACCACCTCGGCCGCCGAAACACCCGGTTCGACAACCTCTCCGTCCTCGTCCTGGACGAAGCGGACCGCATGCTCGACATGGGGTTCCTGCCCGACATCAAACGCATCCTTGGCGTATTGCCCAAGAACCGCCAGACGCTCATGTTCTCGGCCACTTTCCCCAAACCCATCGAGCGCCTCGCGGCTGAAATGCTCCGCAACCCCGCCCGCATCCAAGTGGGGGCCCCAGCAAGACCCGCGGACGCCGTCCGCCAGGGCATCTATACCGTCGAGCACGGACGCAAGCTCGGCCTCTTGTCGAAGATCTTGAGCGAACCCAACGTAGAGTCCGCCCTGGTATTCCTGCGGACCAAACACCGCACCGACCGTACCGCACGAGCCCTTCAAAAGGCCGGCTTCAAAGTGAAAGCCATCCACGGCGGCCGCACACAAAGCCAGCGTGACCAGGCCATCGAAGGGTTTCGCAACGGACGCTACAAGATCCTCGTCGCGACGGACGTGGCCGCGCGGGGGTTGGACGTCGAGGGCATCAGCCATGTTGTCAATTTCGACATCCCCAACAGCTCGGACGACTACATCCACCGCATCGGCCGGACCGCCCGCGCCAATGCTTCCGGAGACGCCATTACCTTCGTCTGCCCCGACGAATTCATGGCCCTGAACGAGATCGAGACCGCACTCGGCAAGAACCTTCCCCGCGAGGATTGGGAAGGCGCCGTTCCCGTCGTCTCGCTGTTCGGCTCGGACAAACAGGGAGCATTCAAGAACAGACGGCGCGGCATCCGCAGCGGACGCCGAAGCCGCAAGCTCATGGCTGCCCGGTAA
- a CDS encoding cellulase family glycosylhydrolase, which yields MNRIGVLAALCMVWAAGVRAAEQPPGLSVSKEGVLLKDGQPYRGIGVNYFNAFLRRVQNPQDTSYREGFKTLSGKGIPFARFAACGFWPVEWRLYREDKEAYLKLLDDVVRTAEEAGVGLIPSMFWFDACVPDIVGEPRSAWGDPESKTIAFMRQYVADVVPRYVDSPAIWAWELGNEYDLAADLPNASTHRPYVLPRMGTASERTERDDMTTEMLVSACREFARAVRQYDSHRAITTGNSLPRPAAHHMHTEGTWTHDTREQLQQRLILTSPDPVNLVSVHVYPFDREARFDGQPSYEEILSLALAACKGAGKALFVGEFGAADDGKHGGPQGPEHENRAVFDAIVASGVPLAAIWAYDLEQQKDTFSITPDNDRAYLLDLVAEANKRMNP from the coding sequence GTGAACAGAATCGGCGTTCTAGCGGCATTGTGCATGGTGTGGGCCGCGGGAGTCCGCGCGGCGGAACAGCCGCCGGGCCTTAGTGTCAGCAAGGAGGGTGTCCTTCTGAAAGACGGTCAACCGTACCGGGGAATCGGGGTCAATTATTTCAACGCATTTCTGCGCCGCGTGCAGAATCCTCAGGATACGAGTTACCGGGAGGGATTCAAGACGCTTTCCGGGAAGGGGATTCCGTTTGCCCGGTTTGCGGCGTGCGGTTTCTGGCCGGTCGAGTGGCGCCTGTACCGCGAAGACAAGGAAGCCTACCTGAAACTGCTGGACGATGTAGTGCGGACCGCCGAGGAGGCAGGGGTCGGTCTCATTCCCAGCATGTTCTGGTTCGATGCGTGCGTGCCCGATATCGTTGGGGAGCCGCGCAGCGCCTGGGGCGACCCCGAGAGCAAGACCATCGCGTTCATGCGCCAATACGTGGCGGATGTCGTGCCGCGCTACGTGGATTCTCCTGCCATTTGGGCGTGGGAGCTGGGCAATGAATACGATCTGGCGGCGGACCTTCCCAACGCGTCCACTCACCGCCCCTATGTGCTTCCCCGAATGGGCACGGCCAGTGAGCGCACCGAAAGAGACGACATGACCACCGAGATGCTCGTGTCGGCCTGCCGCGAATTCGCCAGAGCGGTCCGGCAATATGATTCACACCGGGCCATTACGACCGGCAACAGCCTTCCCCGGCCCGCGGCCCATCATATGCATACAGAGGGGACCTGGACGCACGACACGCGCGAGCAGCTTCAGCAGCGCCTGATTCTGACAAGTCCGGACCCGGTCAATCTGGTCTCGGTGCACGTGTATCCCTTCGACCGTGAGGCGCGCTTCGATGGGCAGCCGTCCTACGAGGAGATCCTGTCGCTCGCCCTGGCCGCCTGTAAGGGAGCGGGGAAGGCGCTGTTTGTAGGCGAATTCGGCGCGGCTGATGACGGAAAACACGGCGGGCCACAGGGGCCGGAACATGAGAATCGCGCCGTTTTCGACGCAATAGTGGCCAGCGGCGTGCCGCTCGCCGCCATCTGGGCCTATGACCTCGAGCAACAAAAGGATACGTTCAGCATTACGCCCGACAATGACCGCGCATATCTGCTGGACCTTGTCGCGGAGGCAAACAAGCGGATGAATCCGTGA
- a CDS encoding arylsulfatase, giving the protein MYDNGLNRRQFLKMTAAGCAVGSLLGRSARSAESPGVLPNIVFIMADDLGWKELGCYGQEKIKTPNIDRMAAQGMRFTQYYAGSAVCAPSRCVLLTGKHGGHAYVRNNHAMGRGDSFAGQLPLPANEVTFAELLKGRGYATGCFGKWGLGAPGSSGDPLTQGFDRFYGYNCQSHAHNLYPSFLVNQAEREPLEGNTNGPTGKHYAPQRIADEMLQFVRDHKDEPFFLYYPTVIPHLALQVPEEELTQYKGKWEETPYKGESYQPHPTPRACYAAMISFLDKQVGRLFALLEELGINGNTLVFFTSDNGTTHLIEQVDYEFFNSVGPLRGLKGALYEGGIRMPMIAWWPGRIAPGAVTDHVAAHYDVAATLAELAGAEPPPNTDGISFLPVITGNADAQRKHEFLFWDFAGYGGQVAVRMGNWKGIKTDLQKNPGAALELYDLENDLSESRNVAGEHPDIAARIEQIMWDARAVPEFEAFRFGRYKPPEA; this is encoded by the coding sequence ATGTACGACAACGGACTCAACCGGCGTCAGTTTCTCAAAATGACGGCTGCGGGGTGTGCGGTCGGCTCGCTGCTGGGGCGGTCAGCCCGGTCCGCGGAGTCCCCGGGAGTTCTGCCCAACATCGTATTCATCATGGCCGACGATCTCGGTTGGAAAGAACTCGGTTGCTACGGGCAGGAGAAGATCAAGACGCCCAACATCGACCGCATGGCCGCGCAGGGCATGCGATTCACGCAGTACTACGCCGGCTCGGCCGTCTGCGCGCCGTCGCGCTGCGTATTGCTCACCGGAAAACACGGTGGCCATGCTTATGTGCGCAACAACCATGCGATGGGACGCGGCGACTCGTTCGCCGGGCAATTGCCCCTTCCCGCGAACGAGGTGACCTTCGCGGAACTGCTCAAGGGCCGGGGCTACGCGACCGGCTGCTTTGGCAAATGGGGATTGGGCGCACCCGGTTCGAGCGGCGATCCGCTTACCCAGGGGTTCGACCGGTTTTACGGTTACAACTGCCAGAGTCACGCGCACAACCTGTACCCTAGTTTCCTCGTGAATCAGGCCGAACGCGAGCCGCTCGAGGGCAATACCAACGGCCCGACGGGCAAACACTACGCGCCGCAACGCATCGCGGACGAGATGCTGCAGTTCGTGCGCGACCACAAGGACGAACCGTTCTTCCTCTATTACCCCACGGTGATCCCGCACCTCGCACTGCAGGTTCCCGAAGAGGAACTCACGCAATACAAAGGCAAATGGGAGGAAACTCCGTACAAAGGCGAGAGTTACCAGCCGCATCCCACGCCCAGGGCCTGTTACGCCGCCATGATCTCGTTCCTGGACAAACAGGTTGGCAGACTCTTCGCCCTCCTCGAAGAACTGGGAATCAACGGCAACACGCTCGTATTCTTCACGTCCGATAACGGCACGACCCACCTTATCGAGCAGGTCGATTACGAATTTTTCAACAGCGTCGGCCCCCTCCGCGGCCTCAAGGGGGCGCTCTATGAAGGCGGCATACGCATGCCCATGATCGCGTGGTGGCCCGGCAGAATCGCGCCTGGGGCCGTGACGGACCATGTTGCCGCTCATTATGACGTCGCCGCCACGCTCGCTGAACTCGCCGGCGCCGAACCTCCCCCGAATACCGACGGCATCAGTTTTCTGCCGGTAATCACGGGAAATGCGGATGCGCAACGCAAACACGAGTTTCTGTTCTGGGACTTTGCCGGGTACGGCGGCCAGGTGGCTGTGCGCATGGGCAACTGGAAGGGCATCAAAACGGACCTCCAAAAGAACCCCGGCGCCGCCCTGGAACTCTACGATCTTGAAAATGACCTCTCTGAATCCAGGAATGTGGCGGGGGAGCACCCGGACATCGCGGCGCGCATCGAGCAGATCATGTGGGACGCACGCGCCGTTCCCGAATTCGAAGCCTTCCGATTCGGCCGGTACAAGCCTCCGGAGGCGTAA
- a CDS encoding methyltransferase domain-containing protein, protein MNNNHHTNSNGQGTRTLGPVSDLERHLPSDWWRTLFKALYLKTDGDVVENETNTIQDVDQLIAATGIDPDDRILDLCCGQGRHSMELARRGYKSVTGIDRSRHLVRLARRRADRKKIQVTFREGDARKFRLPESSFDCVFIMGNSFGYFEREEDDLAVLRAVLRVLRDGGKVLLDVTDGDWMRAHFEPRSWEWVDQNHFVCRERALASDKVRLITREVVTHVERGVIADQFYAERLYTCEDLKKLLRTAGFIDVNRVDAPVTDSDRQQDLGMMAQRLFIVATAPGPRFRVTRRGPLFRDVTVLLGDPRLPDDVKREGQFNPEDIETVRRMKEALASLKEYRFSFWDDHESLLDSLERERPPFVFNLCDEGFKNDPFKELHVPALLELFGIPYSGGAPACLGMCYNKALVRSIAQSLEVPVPLETYSSPDDQAATLPSLFPALLKPNFGDSSQGITKDAVVHTKEELIDYLEGLRRNFPRRPVLVQEFLTGPEYSVGIIGNPGFDFTVLPVLEVDYSGLPEGLPPILGYESKWIPESPYWNEIHYHEADIGETTKRSLNDYSLALFERLECRDYARFDFRADAQGRIKLLEVNPNPGWCWDGKLNYMAGFGGMKYADLLRLVLEAAQSRYQAAGIAIPEMAAHSA, encoded by the coding sequence ATGAACAACAACCACCACACAAATTCAAACGGACAAGGCACACGCACCCTTGGACCTGTCTCCGACCTCGAACGCCATCTTCCCAGCGATTGGTGGCGAACTCTATTCAAAGCCCTCTACTTGAAGACGGACGGCGATGTCGTCGAGAACGAAACCAATACCATCCAGGACGTGGATCAACTCATCGCGGCCACGGGCATCGACCCCGACGATCGCATTCTCGACCTGTGCTGCGGTCAAGGCCGGCACAGCATGGAACTTGCACGGCGCGGCTATAAGAGTGTGACCGGCATCGACCGTTCGCGCCACCTGGTGCGCCTGGCCCGGCGCCGCGCCGACCGCAAGAAGATTCAGGTGACCTTTCGAGAAGGCGACGCGCGAAAGTTCCGGCTCCCCGAGTCCTCGTTCGATTGCGTCTTCATCATGGGCAACTCGTTCGGGTACTTCGAACGCGAAGAAGACGACCTGGCCGTGCTGCGCGCCGTGCTGCGCGTACTCCGAGACGGCGGCAAGGTCCTGCTTGACGTGACCGACGGCGACTGGATGCGCGCGCATTTCGAGCCCAGAAGCTGGGAATGGGTCGACCAGAACCACTTCGTCTGCCGGGAACGCGCCCTCGCGAGCGACAAAGTGCGTCTCATCACCCGCGAAGTCGTGACGCATGTCGAGCGCGGCGTTATCGCTGACCAGTTCTACGCCGAACGGCTTTACACCTGCGAAGACCTCAAGAAACTCCTGCGCACCGCCGGTTTCATCGACGTCAACCGTGTAGACGCACCCGTGACCGATTCCGACCGCCAACAGGACCTCGGCATGATGGCTCAACGCCTCTTCATCGTCGCCACGGCTCCCGGACCCCGCTTTCGGGTCACGCGCAGAGGCCCTCTTTTCCGCGACGTAACCGTGCTCCTCGGCGATCCGCGCCTCCCCGACGACGTCAAACGGGAAGGCCAGTTCAACCCCGAAGACATCGAGACCGTGCGCCGGATGAAAGAGGCGCTCGCCTCGCTCAAGGAATACAGATTCTCGTTCTGGGATGACCACGAAAGCCTTTTGGACTCTCTCGAGAGGGAACGGCCCCCCTTCGTGTTCAACCTGTGCGACGAAGGGTTCAAGAACGACCCGTTCAAGGAACTGCACGTGCCGGCGCTGCTTGAGCTGTTTGGAATCCCCTATTCCGGCGGCGCCCCCGCATGCCTCGGCATGTGCTACAACAAAGCACTGGTGCGCTCCATCGCGCAGTCGCTCGAGGTACCCGTGCCGCTCGAAACCTATTCGAGCCCCGACGACCAGGCCGCTACCCTGCCGTCGCTGTTCCCGGCGCTCCTCAAACCCAATTTTGGCGACAGCAGCCAGGGCATCACCAAAGACGCCGTGGTGCATACCAAGGAAGAATTGATCGACTACCTCGAAGGCCTTCGCCGCAACTTCCCGCGACGGCCCGTCCTGGTCCAGGAATTCCTGACCGGTCCCGAATACAGCGTGGGCATCATCGGCAATCCCGGCTTCGATTTCACTGTCCTGCCGGTCCTCGAAGTCGATTACAGCGGTCTGCCCGAGGGACTGCCTCCGATTCTCGGCTATGAATCCAAATGGATCCCCGAATCGCCCTACTGGAACGAGATCCATTACCACGAGGCCGACATCGGCGAAACCACCAAACGTTCTTTGAACGATTACTCCCTCGCGCTGTTCGAGCGCCTTGAATGCCGCGATTACGCCCGATTCGATTTCCGCGCCGACGCGCAGGGCCGCATCAAGCTCCTCGAGGTCAATCCCAACCCGGGATGGTGCTGGGACGGGAAACTCAACTACATGGCGGGATTCGGGGGCATGAAATATGCCGACCTGCTCCGGCTTGTGTTGGAAGCCGCACAGAGCCGCTACCAGGCCGCCGGGATCGCCATCCCCGAAATGGCTGCTCACTCAGCATAG
- a CDS encoding carbon-nitrogen hydrolase family protein has protein sequence MSLITRPILLIIISMLVVAPLAQPEDLELSPGKFTVALLQMESHGNDQEKNLKKASFFCQKAAEMGADLALMPEIWSIGYTRPDGTEPETIAQWQAQAIGRDSAWVRHFADLAKELEIAIGVTYLEKWDGPPRNTLSLFDRHGKQVLTYAKVHTSDFKPMERNCTPGDDWPVAELDTENGPVKIGAMICFDRESPESARILMLNGAEIILTPNCCKLDDMRLQQFRIRAVENAVGVAMTNYPAPHMNGQSVAYDAAGEVVVHAGASEGLYLAPFDLDAIREKRAKTIWGNAYRRPHRYGRITDTDKEEIFERIDGMGNPYNAAER, from the coding sequence GTGAGCCTCATCACGCGGCCTATCCTGTTGATTATAATAAGCATGCTGGTCGTTGCTCCTCTTGCTCAGCCCGAGGACTTGGAGCTGTCTCCGGGCAAATTCACTGTGGCTCTGCTTCAAATGGAGTCCCACGGAAACGACCAGGAGAAGAACCTGAAGAAAGCGAGCTTCTTCTGCCAGAAAGCCGCTGAAATGGGGGCAGACCTGGCCCTCATGCCGGAGATCTGGAGCATTGGCTATACGCGTCCCGACGGCACGGAACCAGAGACCATCGCGCAATGGCAAGCCCAGGCCATCGGCCGGGACAGTGCATGGGTGCGGCACTTCGCCGATCTCGCTAAGGAACTCGAAATCGCCATTGGTGTGACTTACCTCGAGAAATGGGACGGGCCACCCCGCAACACGCTGTCTCTGTTCGACCGCCACGGCAAACAGGTCCTGACCTACGCGAAAGTCCACACCAGTGACTTTAAACCCATGGAACGCAACTGCACCCCCGGTGACGACTGGCCTGTAGCCGAACTTGACACCGAAAACGGTCCCGTCAAGATCGGCGCGATGATCTGCTTCGACCGCGAAAGCCCGGAAAGTGCGCGCATCCTCATGCTCAACGGGGCCGAGATCATCCTCACGCCCAACTGCTGCAAACTTGACGACATGCGCCTCCAGCAGTTCCGCATCCGTGCGGTCGAAAACGCCGTGGGAGTCGCTATGACTAACTACCCGGCGCCCCACATGAACGGTCAATCGGTGGCGTACGACGCGGCGGGCGAGGTCGTCGTGCACGCGGGCGCATCCGAAGGTCTCTATCTCGCACCCTTCGACCTCGACGCTATCCGTGAGAAACGGGCGAAGACCATCTGGGGCAACGCCTACCGCCGGCCTCACAGGTATGGCAGAATCACCGACACGGACAAAGAAGAGATCTTCGAACGCATCGACGGAATGGGCAACCCATACAATGCCGCGGAGCGGTAG
- a CDS encoding right-handed parallel beta-helix repeat-containing protein, which produces MRAPVFVMALAALAVGQAEEQKPRPLEVIVAAGDACPAVRATAQFLCDGTGDQEEINAAIESLPEAGGTVFLAAGTYDIRRVEGELGGVLIRRSNVTLQGEGVATKLIQAPEQETNVIRIIGSGVGHVTIRDVCVDANRDGNPKAEGDPNISHDRFEFCGIKAYRNRPGDSSAVEDTHHITVENCVVFDAQRLGIMLEGPGMKVINNRLGNATSDIVEILTGPGEIRGNYFEITGRTHVAVGSDRGNNIIMAGNIVHVRETGDIDIAFRTWADSHRHVINDNIVMVDEGGKCTHAMDLRGFDTTVTGNCIYTSNPDAPLLLKLTAGNIVVTGNVLQNVAIEVDDQTEARKPIIIKDNILDNTSVVVKNGMMIREETVPQ; this is translated from the coding sequence ATGAGAGCACCGGTGTTCGTGATGGCACTCGCGGCCCTGGCCGTGGGTCAAGCAGAAGAGCAGAAGCCGCGGCCCCTTGAGGTGATCGTCGCGGCAGGTGACGCTTGCCCTGCGGTCCGTGCAACGGCCCAGTTTCTTTGCGACGGCACGGGGGACCAGGAGGAGATCAACGCGGCCATCGAGTCGCTGCCGGAAGCGGGCGGCACTGTCTTTCTGGCAGCGGGGACCTACGATATACGGCGTGTCGAGGGTGAGTTGGGCGGCGTCCTGATTCGCCGAAGCAACGTGACGCTCCAGGGAGAAGGGGTTGCTACAAAGCTGATCCAGGCGCCTGAGCAGGAAACGAATGTCATCCGGATTATCGGGTCAGGCGTCGGCCATGTGACCATCCGCGACGTGTGCGTCGATGCCAACCGCGACGGCAACCCCAAAGCCGAGGGCGACCCGAACATATCGCATGACCGGTTCGAGTTCTGCGGCATCAAGGCCTATCGCAACCGGCCCGGCGACTCCAGCGCGGTCGAAGACACCCACCACATTACGGTCGAGAATTGCGTGGTGTTCGATGCGCAACGGCTGGGCATCATGCTCGAGGGTCCCGGCATGAAGGTCATCAACAACCGGCTCGGCAACGCCACCTCCGACATCGTCGAAATCCTGACCGGCCCGGGCGAGATTCGCGGCAATTACTTCGAAATCACCGGGCGCACCCACGTCGCCGTTGGTTCTGACCGCGGAAACAATATCATCATGGCCGGAAACATCGTGCACGTGCGCGAAACCGGCGATATCGATATCGCCTTCCGGACATGGGCCGACTCGCACCGGCACGTCATCAACGACAACATCGTCATGGTCGATGAGGGCGGAAAGTGCACACATGCCATGGACCTGCGCGGCTTCGACACGACCGTCACGGGCAACTGCATCTACACGAGCAATCCGGACGCGCCTCTCCTCCTTAAACTCACTGCCGGCAATATCGTGGTGACCGGAAACGTCCTTCAGAATGTGGCCATCGAAGTCGATGACCAGACCGAAGCCCGCAAACCCATCATCATCAAGGACAACATCCTCGACAACACTTCCGTGGTCGTAAAGAACGGCATGATGATTCGCGAGGAGACCGTTCCCCAGTGA